A region of the Coxiella-like endosymbiont genome:
CCCCCAGAATCAAATTCTAGAACGCCATGCTTTAGCTATTCGCGGCGAATATATTATTGACCTTCTATCTCTAAAACAAGCTAAGCAAAAATATCGCGCCACAGATTATCTAAATTTGGAAGACCACGTGATAATGCCAGGTTTGGTCAATTCTCATACGCACACTCCAATGAATCTTTTACGTGGATTAGCAGATGACCTGCAATTACTCGATTGGTTACAAAAATATATCTGGCCTGTTGAAAAAGCTTTGATCAATGCGGAATCTGTTCGCACAGGAACCGAATTGGCTATTTCTGAAATGTTGCGCGGTGGAACAACCTGTTTTAATGACCATTATTTTTTTCATGACACAATTGCTCAAGTTGCCAGTGAAGCAGGTATTCGCGCTTGTGTGGGAGTACTTGTGATGAATGTTCCTACCGAGTGGGCTAAAGACGAAAAAACTTATTTATCTCGTGCAAAAGAAACTCTAACCAAAAATGAGACCCACCCTCTCATTTCCTGGGCTTTAGCACCACACGCACCCTATACGGTCAGCGACACCGCTTTAAAAGAAATTATAAAGTTATCTGAACAATACAATCTGCCTATTCACATGCACATTCATGAAACAAAACATGAAATTGAACAAGGTTTACAGGAATATGGAAAAAGACCACTCGCTCGATTGCATGAGCTTGGTTTATTATCCCAACACCTAATCGCCGTGCACATGACACAACTGACACCAAAAGAAATTGAGCTTGTTCGAAAAACGCAAACCAATGTGGTTCATTGTCCAGAATCCAATTTAAAGCTCGCTAGTGGCATTGCTCCCATCGCCAAACTTCTACGAGCAGGAGTCAATGTAGCCATTGGCACCGATGGAGCAGCGAGCAATAATGATCTCGATTTATTCGGCGAAATGAGAACCGCTGCTTTTACCGCTAAAGTATCGGACGCAAACCCCACGCATTTGCCGGCTGAAGAAGCTATTAAGATGGCAACTTTGAATGGAGCTAAAATACTAGGATTAGAAAATAAAATTGGCTCACTCGAAATTGGGAAATTGGCCGATATAATTGCTGTGGACTTAAGCTCTTATCTCACTCAACCCGTCTTTAATCCTATATCACATTTAGTGTATGCAATTAACCGACTTCAAGTGAGCGATGTGTGGGTGGCAGGCAAACAATTACTTAAACAAGGTGAATTTACAAAATTAGATATTAAACGCATACTCAAAAACACTTTAAAATGG
Encoded here:
- a CDS encoding TRZ/ATZ family hydrolase; the protein is MENIDLLISARWILPIAPQNQILERHALAIRGEYIIDLLSLKQAKQKYRATDYLNLEDHVIMPGLVNSHTHTPMNLLRGLADDLQLLDWLQKYIWPVEKALINAESVRTGTELAISEMLRGGTTCFNDHYFFHDTIAQVASEAGIRACVGVLVMNVPTEWAKDEKTYLSRAKETLTKNETHPLISWALAPHAPYTVSDTALKEIIKLSEQYNLPIHMHIHETKHEIEQGLQEYGKRPLARLHELGLLSQHLIAVHMTQLTPKEIELVRKTQTNVVHCPESNLKLASGIAPIAKLLRAGVNVAIGTDGAASNNDLDLFGEMRTAAFTAKVSDANPTHLPAEEAIKMATLNGAKILGLENKIGSLEIGKLADIIAVDLSSYLTQPVFNPISHLVYAINRLQVSDVWVAGKQLLKQGEFTKLDIKRILKNTLKWVDRVYPK